TCCCATGCCGAAGATGAAGACCCACAGTGGTGCTAAGAAGCGCTTCAAGCTGACCGGCAGCGGCAAGCTGCGCCGCCAGCAGGCCAACCGCCGCCACTACCTGGAGCACAAGTCCTCCCGCCTGACCCGTCGCCTCGCCGGCGACAAGATCGTCTTCAAGGGCGACGCCAAGGTCATCCGGAAGATGCTCGGCATCTAGTTCCCAAGTTTTACTGACGGGCCGCCCCCTGGTGGCCGGTCACCTGCCAAACAGCCTTCTCAGGCCGCCGCCGGATTACCGGCAACAGATGCTTGGGATCAGATTTTCGAAGGAGTACGCACGTGGCACGTGTGAAGAGGGCGGTTAACGCCCACAAGAAGCGCCGGGTTGTCCTTGAACGGGCAAAGGGTTACCGCGGACAGCGTTCGCGCCTGTACCGCAAGGCCAAAGAGCAGCTGCTGCACTCGTTTGTGTACAGCTACGGCGACCGCAAGAAGAAGAAGGGCGACTTCCGCCGCCTGTGGATCCAGCGCATCAACGCTGCTTCCCGCGCCAACGGCCTCACCTACAACCGCCTCATCCAGGGCCTGAAGGCCGCGGAGGTCGAGGTTGACCGCCGTATGCTGGCCGAGCTTGCCGTCTCCGACGCCAACGCCTTCGCCGCACTGGTCCAGGTTGCCAAGGACTCCCTGCCGGCAGACACCTCCGCCAAGAAGGTTGCCGCAGCCTAGCCATTGCTGCCGCCCCTCGCCTGAGGGGCCCATTCAGGAACAGGTGGCAGCAGCTACTACAGTTCTTGTATGAACGAAACCGGGCGCCCGCAAGATCTTCCACTGTCCAACCCCCGAGCCGATCGGGTCAGGGACGTGGCGAAACTTGCAGGGCGCCCGGCCCGTTTAAAGCGCGGCCAGTTCCTTGCTGAAGGTCCGCAGGCTGTCCGGGAGGCCCTCAAGCTCCACCAGCAGCGCCTTGCAGCTGGCGCTCCCGGAGTGGTCACGGAAGTTTTTGCCAGCGAAAGTTGCCTTGACCGTTTTCCCGAGTTTGAAGAGCTGGCCCACGGCACCAATGCCAGGTTGGCCACCGATGACGTCCTGGCCGCCATGGCGGACACCGTCAATCCGCAGGGGATCGTCGCCGTTTGCCGTTTCGTGGACGTTTCCCTGGCGGAGGTGCTGGATGCCGGCCCCCGTTTGATTGCGGTCCTGTGCCAGGTCAGGGACCCGGGCAACGCTGGAACTGTATTGCGGGCGGCCGACTCCGCCGGTGCAGACGCGGTGGTCTTCACAGCCTCTAGCGTCGACATCTATAACCCCAAGGCGGTCCGGTCCACCGCGGGCTCACTGTTCCACCTTCCGGTGGTCCTGGCCGCGGACCCTGCGGAACTGGCGGCGGAATGCAAGGCCCGGGGCATCGGCGTCCTCGCGGCGGACGGTTATGGCCAGCTGGACCTGGACGTCCTGCAGGACGAGAGCGCCCGCCGCAGGCTCACCGGCACCGGCCCGGAATCCGTCTACGATCTCGCTGGGGCTACCGCCTGGTTTTTTGGGAACGAGGCGCAGGGCCTCTCCGAGGAGGAATTGGGACTCGCGGACCACCGGGTGGCCGTCCCCGTCTATGGCGCCGCCGAAAGCCTCAACCTTGGGACCGCAGCCACCGTCTGCCTGTACGCCAGCGCCCGGTCCCAGCGCAGGGTGGAAGCCGCGGCGGGGACCGGAAGCGCCGGATAGGACGCCCGGGGCAGGAGCGGGCACAAAGGCAGGTCTGGACACAAGCACGGACGACGGCGGCGGGCCGGCGCACAAAGAAAGGCCCCGGAATTCCGGGGCCCGTGGGTTTATTGATTGACAAAGCGATCAGGGTGCGCGGCTGGCTTTTCCACGTCCGGTGACTGCTCCGTAGATGCCGGCGACAACCAGGCCGCCGACGATAGCGAGAATCCAGGTGCCGAGGTCGAAGAAGGCAAGATCGCCCTTGTTGAACAGGAGGCTGCCAATCCAGCCGCCAACAATGGCTCCGACGACACCCAGGATGAGGCTGGTCACCCAGCCGCCGCCAACCCGTCCGGGCATTACGGCTTTAACGATGGCCCCAACAATCAGGCCCAAAATAATCCAAGCAAGAAAACCCATGTCTCCTCCTCATTGTGACCGGGATTAATAGTCCCGATGAGGCTCAAGCTAACATAAGCACCCCCTAAAGTCAGTAGCCCCAGGGGCGGCGTTGCAGCATCGTTAGGCCCCCTGTCGGCAGGCCACTCAAAAGAGGGCTGGCCCGCGCAACTCAGGCAGCCAGCGGCCGTTTGCGTTCCATCAGGCCGCTGAAGAGGGCAACGCCGAAACCGAGGAGCGCCAGGACGGCGCCGACAAGCGCCGGGGCGGTGAAGCCCCATCCCAGGGCAATGACCAGACCGCCGAGAAACGCTCCCAACGCATTGGCGACGTTCAGCGCGGCATGGTTCAGCGAGGATGCCAGTGACGGTGCATCCGGCGAGGCGTCCAGCAGCCGGGTCTGCAGCGCCGGAATCAGCATGGATCCAGAGGCACCCACCACGAACACCATGACCATGGCGCTCCACGGCCAGTGCGCTGCCACGGCGTAGACCACCAGGGCTACGGCAACAGCCGGAAGGACCCGGTACAGGGTGCCCATGACGGACTTGTCGGCCAGCCGGCCGCCTACGATGTTCCCGGCCACCATGCCCAGCCCATACAGCGCCACCACCAGGGGGATCAGTGCGGACGGGATGCCGGCCACGGCGGTCATGGTGTGCGCGATGTAGGTGTAGGTGGCGAAGAAGCCGCCGAAACCCACGATGCCCACCAGGAGGGCCAGCCACACCTGCAGCCGCTTGAGGGCGCCAAGCTCACGCCGGATGCTCGCATCGGGATGGGTGGCCTGGAAGGGGACGAACTTCCACACCATGGCCAACGCCAGCAGTCCGATGGCACCCACCAGGACAAACAGGAGCCGCCAGCCGAAGGTCTGGCCCAGCCACGTGGCAAACGGTACGCCCACCACGTTGGAGACGCTGAGCCCGGCCATGACCATCGAGATGGCCCAGCCGCGCCGGGTGGCAGGGACCAGGGAGGCGGCGATGACGGCAGCAACTCCGAAGAAGGCCCCGTGCGGGAGGCCGGCGGCAAAGCGGGATAGGAGCATCGACCCGTAGTCAGGGGCGATGAAAGAACTCAGATTGGCCACCGTGAAGAGCAGCAGGAGGCCGAGCGCCAGTTTCTTGCGGGGGAGCTTGGCTCCGACGGCGGCCAGCAGGGGAGCGCCGACTACCACTCCCAGCGCGTAGGCGGAGATCAGGTGGCCGGCCTCGGGCGTGCTGATCCCCAGTCCCTGTTCCACTTCCTTCAGCAGGCCCATCATGGTGAACTCGGTGACACCAATGCCCACACCGCCCATGGCCAGGGCAAAGATGGCCATGCCGATATTGGGGGCCTTGGTGCCGGCTGCCGTGGACGGGGAAAGAACGCTGCTCATATGCCTGCTTTTCGAAGGTGGAACATGGAATGGACGGTGCCACGGCAATGGGGCAGGAAGATCCGGACAATGTGGCAAACCCCGGGCGGGCAGGAGCTATTCCTGTGGCGTCGGTGGACTGCCGGATGCTGTTCCGGACCTTCCCATTGTGGCCCATAGAATGGGCCGGTGACTGGACTGATACAGGTAGTGGGCGGAGCCGTGGTGGACAACCTGGCCCAGCCGGCGGCAATGCTGGTGGCGCGGAGGAGCGCCCCGGAGCACCTGGCCGGGCTGTGGGAGTTTCCAGGAGGCAAGGTGGAACCCGGCGAGGAACCCGAAACAGCGCTGGTGCGCGAACTTGCCGAGGAACTGGGTATCGATGTCCGCCTGGGTTCGGAGCTGCCCGCGGAGGAACCCCAGGGCTGGCCCCTCAATGAGCGCGCCAGCATGCGGGTCTGGTTCGCCGAAGTGACCAGGGGCGAGGCGATGCCCCTCGAAGAGCATGACGAACTGCGGTGGGTGGACCTGCGGAACCGGCAAGCCGTCCTTGGCCTGCCGTGGATTCCGGCGGATTATCCGATTGTCAGTGCCCTCCTGGACTCTGTGGCGGTGCCGGTGCAGGAGCCCCTGGCAAAGGATTGAACTCCTGCGACTGACCCCCAGACCCCCAAGAAATTCAGAACAGTGAGTCCTGCACTCCGGGCCCGGAGGCTGCTGAATCAGCAGGGGAGCCACCCGGAACGGCGACGGGGATGCTGCCTGCGGGGTACTGCGCCTCTTCCACGCGCGGGTCGTCCAGGTCCGGCTTGTCCAGGTCCCGGTGGCTGAAGCCTGATGAATGCGAAAAACCGTGGCGTGCCTTGAAGTATCGGACCCTGCCGGCGAGCCACGTCCGGTATTCCTTGGACGCGTAGGAGCCGGTGCCGTACAGCCGCCGGTAGCGGCCGGCCAGTTCGGGGTGGTTGGCCGCGATCCACTTCATGAACCACTCCCTGGTGCCGGGCTTCAGGTACAGGGCACCCGCGGTGACGCCGGTTGCGCCCGCCGCCGCCAACGAGCCGAACAGCGAATCGAGTGCTTCGTCGCTGTCGGACAACCACGGCAGGATGGGCATGGCCATCACCCCGCAGGGCAGTCCCGCTTCGCGGAGCCGGGACACCAGCCGGAGCCGGGCCCTGGGTCCGGGCGTCCCGGGTTCGATCGCCTCGGACAGGGCTTCGTTGGTCATGGCCAGCGAAATGCCGAGCCCTACGGGGACCTGCGTGGCGGCGCTCTTGAGCAGCGGGATGTCCCTCGCCAGCAGGGTTCCCTTGGTGAGGATGGACAGGGGAGTGCCGGACTCCGCCAGGGCGTTAATGATTCCCGGCATGAGGCGGTACCGGCCCTCGGCCCGCTGGTAGGGGTCGGTGTTGGTGCCCAGCGCCACCTGCTGGCGGGTCCAGGAAGCCTTGTTCAGTTCCTTGCGCAGGACCTCCGCCGCGTTCACCTTCACCACTACCTGGCTGTCGAAGTCCATGCCGGCGTCGAAATCCAGGTACGTGTGCGTCTTGCGGGCAAAGCAGTAGACGCAGGCGTGGCTGCAGCCGCGATAGGGATTGACGGTCCATTCGAACGGCATCTTCGACCCCGCCGGCACCCTGTTGAGCACCGTTTTGGCAGTGACCTCGTGGAATGTGATGCCGGCGAACTCAGGCGTGGTGACGGAGCGGACCAGGCCCGCCAGCGGAAGCAAGGCGGGAGCGGCCGCGCCTGCGGGGTTGGGTGTGGGCACCAGTGCTTGCGCTTCCCATCTCATGCCTCCATTCGAAAACATGTTCGAATGTAAGTCAAGGCCGCAACACCTCCCGTCGGCCCCATCCCTGCTGAAAGAGTGTCAGCGCTGCAGTTCCCACGTGACGGTCACGGCCGCGTCCACCCGGTTTTCCCCGGGCTCCACCGCCAGGGACTCGGTGGCGGATGTCCGCTGCAGCCCGGCAAGCGGTACGGGGCCTGAAGCCGGGCGCTGGTCCGTCACGGACAACACCCGCCCCAGGGTGGCCGAGGCCAGGGCGGCGTACTGCCCGGCAGTGTGGAACGCGTCCTCCCACGCGGCATCCCGTGCCTGTGCCCGGATGGCGGAATCATCGGACAGGACCAGCTGCAGGCTGTTGAGCCGGGCAGCGTCCCCGGCCGCGCGGACGGCTTCCGAAACCGTGCCCGATGCGCTGCTGAGATCCTTCAACCTCACCAGAAGACTGCCGGCTGCCACGTAGCCCACGAGTTTTTGTCCTTCCCCGTCCCGCCAGGCGAGGTCGGCCCGGACGCTCAGCCCAGCGGTCCGGAGATCGGCCGGGGCAACGCCGCGGCCGCGGAGCGCGGATCCCACAGCAGCCAGGGCCCCGCCCGCTGCCGCATACGCTTCCTGCACCGACCCTGCCCGGCACTCCACGCCTACTGAAACCAGCATCAGATCCGGGGCCGCCTCCGCGGAGCCCGTTCCCGTCACGGTGACCGTGCCTGCTCCAACCTGCACATGGGGGTCCTCAACCATTACATCCGCCTCCCCGTAAGGGGGTAACCGCCCGCGGCCAGCCCCGCCTGCCGTTCAAAGATGTTCGCCGTCCCCGGATTTCCCGTGCGCAGCACGGACCAGCCGGCGGCTGCGAGGTACAACGGGATAAACGGCAGCCCCAGGCACCACGCGTACTGGCTGCAGTGCCGTTCCTCATGTCCCAGGAGCGCCGGCCGGGACGCCAGCTCCTCGGCTGTGCTGCGGCACAGCACCACATTGCCCAGGGTGTAGGCGTGCGCAAAGGGCACCCGCCAGCGGTAACCCGCGGCGATGACCAGGCCCCGGGGGCCGCGGCTGATGCGCGTCCGGGCGGCGAGGGCGACGGCGAGCCCGGCCAGGGTGCTTCCGTTAAGGAGGTTGGCTGCCCGCCTGAGCCGCTGGGCCGTCGTCGGGCCCTCAAGGGAACCCCTGCGCTGCCGCAAAGTCATGAGGCCATGGTAGCCGGAGGGTTCTACTAGACTGGAGGGCAGTGGCCGCCGGTCCTGCCGGCGAGCCCTGACCTGGTCATTGAATGCCACTGACGTTCAGCATTCATCCATGACCTGCCAGCGACGGACACGCCGGGCGGGAAACCGCGCGCGGCTGCCCCGCCCGCCGGCAGCCACGACTCGTAGCTAAGAACAGTAGATGACTGAAACTTTGCCGGGCGCCGCCATTCCGAACCCCACGGATGAGGCCGCCATCAACGCCGCTGTAGACCAGGCCATCACCGCCATTGCCGGTGCGGCCACCCTTGACGAGCTGAAGGCGGTGCGCCTTGCCCACAGTGGCGAGAAGTCCCCGCTCAGCCTTGCCAACCGTGAGATCGGCCGGTTGCCCAAGGACCAGAAGGCGCTCGCCGGAAAGCTGATGGGTGCCTCCCGCGGGAAGGTCAACAAGGCGCTCGCCGAGCGCGCCGAAGTGCTGGAGGCTGAGAACGACGCCCGGATCCTGGTGGAGGAAACCGTGGATGTCACGGCCGCTCCGCGCCGCCGCCGTGCCGGTGCCCGCCACCCGCTCTCCACGCTGCAGGACCGCGTGGCGGACATCTTCGTGGGCATGGGCTGGGAAATCGCCGAGGGCCCGGAGGTGGAGTCGGAGTGGTTCAACTTCGATGCCCTGAACTTCAAGCCGGACCACCCTGCCCGCGAAATGCAGGACACCTTCTTCGTGGAACCTCCGGAGGCGCACCTGGTCATGCGCACCCACACTTCCCCGGTGCAGGTGCGGTCCATGCTGGAGCGCGAGGTGCCCATCTACGTGCTGTGCCCGGGCAAGGTGTTCCGCACCGATGAGCTCGATGCCACGCACACGCCGGTGTTCCACCAGTTCGAAGGCCTGGCCATCGACAAGGGCCTGACGATGGCCGACCTGCTCGGAACCCTGGAGCATTTCACCCGGCAGATGTTCGGCGACGAGGCGAAGGTACGGCTGCGGCCCAACTACTTCCCGTTCACCGAGCCCTCCGCCGAGCTGGACATCTTCCACCCCGGCGCCAAGGGCGGACCCCGCTGGATCGAGTGGGGCGGCTGCGGCATGGTCAACCCCAACGTCCTGCGCGCCGCCGGCATCGATCCGGAGGTCTATTCAGGTTTTGCCTTCGGCATGGGCATCGAGCGTGCCCTCATGTTCCGCAATGAGGTGGGGGACATGCGCGACATGATCGAAGGCGATGTACGGTTCAGCGAGCACTTCGGGATGGAGATTTAACAGTGCGTATCCCACTTTCCTGGCTGCGTGAATTCGCGGCAGTACCGGCCGAAGCAACGGCCGAAGACGTCATGGCAGAGCTGGTCAAGGTCGGCTTCGAGGAGGAGGCGGTCCACCGCCCCACGGAAACCCTGCGCGGCCCCATAGTGGTGGGCCAGGTCCTGAGCCTGGTCAAGGAACCGCAGAGCAACGGCAAGACCATCAACTGGTGCCAGGTCCGCGTTGTCCCCGAAGGCAAGGAACAGACCCTCACGGGGGACGGCATCGACCCCTCCGGTGTGCAGGGCATCATCTGTGGCGCCCACAACTTCGTGGAAGGAGACAAGGTGGTGGTCACCCTCCCGGGTGCCGTGCTGCCCGGCGACTTCCACATCTCCGCCCGCAAGACCTATGGCCACCTCTCCGCCGGCATGATCGCCTCCGTCCGCGAACTGGGGATCGGCGAGGACCACGACGGCATCCTGGTGCTGTCCCGCATCGGGCTTGACCCGGAAGTGGGCACCGACGCCATGGAGCTGCTGGGCCTCTACGACCAGGCGGCGGAAATCAACGTCACCCCGGACCGCGGCTACGCCTTCTCCATCCGCGGCGTGGCCCGCGAATACGCGCACGCCACCGGAACCTCCTTCACGGATCCCGCATCCAGGGTGCAGGCCCCGGCCGAGCTTTCCGGCGGCTACGGCATCAAGCTCAATGACGATGCCCCCATCTACGGCAAGCCCGGCTGCGACCGCTTCGTAGCACGCACCGTTCGTGGAGTGGATGCAACGAAGCCGACGCCCCAGTGGATGGTGTCCCGGCTCCGGCTGGCCGGCATCCGTTCCATCTCGCTGCCGGTGGACATTTCCAACTACGTCATGCTCGAGCTGGGCCAGCCCACCCACTGCTACGACTTGGACAAGCTGTCCGGGGACATCGTGGTGCGGCGCGCTTCCGCCGGCGAGAAGATCACCACGTTGGACGGCAAGGAACGCACCCTTGATGCCGAGGACCTGCTGATCACCGACGACTCCGGCGCCATCGGGATCGCCGGCGTCATGGGCGGCGCGGCGACTGAGGTGAGCGATTCGACGTCGAACGTCCTGGTGGAGTCGGCGCACTTCGACGAGGTGTCCATCGGGCGCTCGCGGCGCCGGCACAAGCTGCCGTCCGAGGCTTCCAAGCGCTTCGAGCGCGGCGTGGACTGGCAAGTGGCCGGCATCGCCGCCCAGCGCGTGGTGGACCTCCTGGTGGAACTGGCCGGCGGCACGGCAGATGAGACCGGCACCGACGTCGGCACCGCTCCCGAAACCGTCACCATCGAGCTGCCCGCAGGCTTCGCCGCCGCGCGGATCGGCATCGACTTCACCGAGGACCAGATCGTCACCTCCCTTGAGGACCTGGGTGCTGCAGTGGTGAAGAACGACGGCGGCTGGACCGTTACGCCGCCCAGTTGGCGCAGCGACCTGGAGACCAAGGAAGACCTGACCGAGGAGATCGCCCGGCTGGTGGGTTACGACAAGATCCCCGCCACGCTTCCGGTGGCCCCTCCCGGCCGCGGCCTCACCAGGGTCCAGCAGCAGCGCCGGCGCCTGATCCAGGCCCTGGCGGACTTCGGGCTTACCGAGGTC
This window of the Pseudarthrobacter defluvii genome carries:
- the rpmI gene encoding 50S ribosomal protein L35 translates to MPKMKTHSGAKKRFKLTGSGKLRRQQANRRHYLEHKSSRLTRRLAGDKIVFKGDAKVIRKMLGI
- the rplT gene encoding 50S ribosomal protein L20, with the translated sequence MARVKRAVNAHKKRRVVLERAKGYRGQRSRLYRKAKEQLLHSFVYSYGDRKKKKGDFRRLWIQRINAASRANGLTYNRLIQGLKAAEVEVDRRMLAELAVSDANAFAALVQVAKDSLPADTSAKKVAAA
- a CDS encoding TrmH family RNA methyltransferase, giving the protein MNETGRPQDLPLSNPRADRVRDVAKLAGRPARLKRGQFLAEGPQAVREALKLHQQRLAAGAPGVVTEVFASESCLDRFPEFEELAHGTNARLATDDVLAAMADTVNPQGIVAVCRFVDVSLAEVLDAGPRLIAVLCQVRDPGNAGTVLRAADSAGADAVVFTASSVDIYNPKAVRSTAGSLFHLPVVLAADPAELAAECKARGIGVLAADGYGQLDLDVLQDESARRRLTGTGPESVYDLAGATAWFFGNEAQGLSEEELGLADHRVAVPVYGAAESLNLGTAATVCLYASARSQRRVEAAAGTGSAG
- a CDS encoding GlsB/YeaQ/YmgE family stress response membrane protein; this translates as MGFLAWIILGLIVGAIVKAVMPGRVGGGWVTSLILGVVGAIVGGWIGSLLFNKGDLAFFDLGTWILAIVGGLVVAGIYGAVTGRGKASRAP
- a CDS encoding MFS transporter; translated protein: MSSVLSPSTAAGTKAPNIGMAIFALAMGGVGIGVTEFTMMGLLKEVEQGLGISTPEAGHLISAYALGVVVGAPLLAAVGAKLPRKKLALGLLLLFTVANLSSFIAPDYGSMLLSRFAAGLPHGAFFGVAAVIAASLVPATRRGWAISMVMAGLSVSNVVGVPFATWLGQTFGWRLLFVLVGAIGLLALAMVWKFVPFQATHPDASIRRELGALKRLQVWLALLVGIVGFGGFFATYTYIAHTMTAVAGIPSALIPLVVALYGLGMVAGNIVGGRLADKSVMGTLYRVLPAVAVALVVYAVAAHWPWSAMVMVFVVGASGSMLIPALQTRLLDASPDAPSLASSLNHAALNVANALGAFLGGLVIALGWGFTAPALVGAVLALLGFGVALFSGLMERKRPLAA
- a CDS encoding (deoxy)nucleoside triphosphate pyrophosphohydrolase, with protein sequence MTGLIQVVGGAVVDNLAQPAAMLVARRSAPEHLAGLWEFPGGKVEPGEEPETALVRELAEELGIDVRLGSELPAEEPQGWPLNERASMRVWFAEVTRGEAMPLEEHDELRWVDLRNRQAVLGLPWIPADYPIVSALLDSVAVPVQEPLAKD
- a CDS encoding Rv2578c family radical SAM protein, with translation MRWEAQALVPTPNPAGAAAPALLPLAGLVRSVTTPEFAGITFHEVTAKTVLNRVPAGSKMPFEWTVNPYRGCSHACVYCFARKTHTYLDFDAGMDFDSQVVVKVNAAEVLRKELNKASWTRQQVALGTNTDPYQRAEGRYRLMPGIINALAESGTPLSILTKGTLLARDIPLLKSAATQVPVGLGISLAMTNEALSEAIEPGTPGPRARLRLVSRLREAGLPCGVMAMPILPWLSDSDEALDSLFGSLAAAGATGVTAGALYLKPGTREWFMKWIAANHPELAGRYRRLYGTGSYASKEYRTWLAGRVRYFKARHGFSHSSGFSHRDLDKPDLDDPRVEEAQYPAGSIPVAVPGGSPADSAASGPGVQDSLF
- a CDS encoding SIMPL domain-containing protein codes for the protein MVEDPHVQVGAGTVTVTGTGSAEAAPDLMLVSVGVECRAGSVQEAYAAAGGALAAVGSALRGRGVAPADLRTAGLSVRADLAWRDGEGQKLVGYVAAGSLLVRLKDLSSASGTVSEAVRAAGDAARLNSLQLVLSDDSAIRAQARDAAWEDAFHTAGQYAALASATLGRVLSVTDQRPASGPVPLAGLQRTSATESLAVEPGENRVDAAVTVTWELQR
- the pheS gene encoding phenylalanine--tRNA ligase subunit alpha; the encoded protein is MTETLPGAAIPNPTDEAAINAAVDQAITAIAGAATLDELKAVRLAHSGEKSPLSLANREIGRLPKDQKALAGKLMGASRGKVNKALAERAEVLEAENDARILVEETVDVTAAPRRRRAGARHPLSTLQDRVADIFVGMGWEIAEGPEVESEWFNFDALNFKPDHPAREMQDTFFVEPPEAHLVMRTHTSPVQVRSMLEREVPIYVLCPGKVFRTDELDATHTPVFHQFEGLAIDKGLTMADLLGTLEHFTRQMFGDEAKVRLRPNYFPFTEPSAELDIFHPGAKGGPRWIEWGGCGMVNPNVLRAAGIDPEVYSGFAFGMGIERALMFRNEVGDMRDMIEGDVRFSEHFGMEI
- the pheT gene encoding phenylalanine--tRNA ligase subunit beta, yielding MRIPLSWLREFAAVPAEATAEDVMAELVKVGFEEEAVHRPTETLRGPIVVGQVLSLVKEPQSNGKTINWCQVRVVPEGKEQTLTGDGIDPSGVQGIICGAHNFVEGDKVVVTLPGAVLPGDFHISARKTYGHLSAGMIASVRELGIGEDHDGILVLSRIGLDPEVGTDAMELLGLYDQAAEINVTPDRGYAFSIRGVAREYAHATGTSFTDPASRVQAPAELSGGYGIKLNDDAPIYGKPGCDRFVARTVRGVDATKPTPQWMVSRLRLAGIRSISLPVDISNYVMLELGQPTHCYDLDKLSGDIVVRRASAGEKITTLDGKERTLDAEDLLITDDSGAIGIAGVMGGAATEVSDSTSNVLVESAHFDEVSIGRSRRRHKLPSEASKRFERGVDWQVAGIAAQRVVDLLVELAGGTADETGTDVGTAPETVTIELPAGFAAARIGIDFTEDQIVTSLEDLGAAVVKNDGGWTVTPPSWRSDLETKEDLTEEIARLVGYDKIPATLPVAPPGRGLTRVQQQRRRLIQALADFGLTEVLAYPFVSKAANDTFGVAEQGAERSAVKLANPISEEHGYLRTSILPGLIEVAKRNHSRGFRDLALFESGLVFLPGESVGTASIPPLGIKPSDEVLDDLFDGVPEQPFHLAAVLTGHDSPAAASHTPRAWDWADALDVARLAGDVLGVDLVVSQGSHQAFHPGRTARLALRTGETVGYAGELHPKLLAASDMPARSVALEINADALFEAAPDVIVARHISTFPVATQDVALVVPADVPADEVLAALREGAGELLEDVALFDVYAGKGIEEGRKSLAFGLRFRAADRTLTADEASAARESAVALAAERFGAVQR